The following proteins are co-located in the Candidatus Zymogenaceae bacterium genome:
- a CDS encoding tRNA-binding protein has protein sequence MEALTPGNIKPVVDIDVLEKLDIRVGTIEAIDDVENSKKLLKLTVNFGDHKRQILAGIKQERENPEEIVGRQALFVVNLAPKKMAGEISQGMLFDIGYSDGITPVLAVPERPVPNGVRAE, from the coding sequence ATGGAGGCGTTGACGCCGGGGAATATAAAACCCGTGGTGGATATCGATGTGCTGGAGAAGCTGGACATCCGGGTGGGGACCATAGAGGCGATTGATGATGTAGAGAATTCGAAGAAACTCCTGAAGTTGACGGTGAATTTCGGCGATCACAAAAGACAGATCCTCGCGGGCATAAAACAGGAGCGGGAGAACCCCGAGGAGATCGTGGGCCGCCAGGCGCTGTTCGTGGTGAACCTGGCGCCGAAGAAGATGGCGGGCGAGATCTCTCAGGGAATGCTCTTTGACATCGGATATTCCGACGGTATCACTCCCGTGCTGGCCGTGCCGGAGCGGCCGGTGCCCAATGGTGTCCGGGCGGAATAG
- a CDS encoding thermonuclease family protein yields MKTLRFVLCGVLCLLLAWAMTPVWAEDTDVGDDSSDAVVEAEAGDDAVVDDAGEKIGETEETPPDSGTVTEVNDDGTITLDSGETVRLLGVDIDEAGEAAILFLSGLLVGNAIDLYYDEVIYDDSDVLMGYVYLPGGTCVNVEVVTAGYGMAYGQYPCSELEYYWELECQAREQKMGMWSSEERRTRRETEFEGFGGAGTSSPVGTDRTLDSTPTTKKRDRDMTAPTATDRTRPDIEPKKKTPSRHR; encoded by the coding sequence ATGAAAACTCTCCGTTTTGTACTCTGTGGTGTGTTGTGTCTCCTCCTGGCGTGGGCGATGACCCCCGTGTGGGCGGAGGATACGGACGTCGGCGACGATTCCTCCGACGCCGTTGTCGAGGCGGAGGCCGGCGATGACGCCGTGGTGGATGACGCGGGAGAAAAGATCGGGGAGACGGAGGAGACGCCGCCCGATTCCGGGACCGTGACGGAGGTGAACGACGACGGCACCATCACACTCGATTCCGGGGAGACGGTGAGGCTGCTGGGCGTCGACATCGACGAGGCCGGCGAGGCGGCGATCCTGTTTCTCTCGGGGCTTCTGGTGGGTAACGCCATCGACCTCTATTACGACGAGGTAATCTACGATGACAGTGATGTGCTGATGGGGTATGTCTATCTGCCCGGCGGCACGTGCGTGAACGTAGAGGTGGTGACCGCCGGGTACGGCATGGCCTACGGGCAATATCCCTGTTCCGAGCTGGAGTACTATTGGGAATTGGAATGCCAGGCCAGAGAGCAAAAAATGGGGATGTGGTCGTCGGAGGAGCGAAGAACCCGACGCGAGACGGAGTTCGAGGGATTCGGCGGCGCGGGAACCTCGTCACCCGTCGGGACCGACCGAACTCTGGATTCCACTCCGACGACCAAAAAAAGAGACAGGGACATGACAGCGCCCACCGCAACCGATCGGACGAGGCCGGACATCGAGCCGAAGAAGAAAACCCCAAGCCGTCATCGCTGA
- a CDS encoding replication-associated recombination protein A: MDIFDHAQSRRKSASSPLADRMRPRDLSEFVGQEEILGPGTLLRTSIEEDSLSSLIFWGPPGSGKTTLARIIAERSESRFVAFSAVTSGIKDVKEIIAEAKEDLKYSERRTILFVDEIHRFNKAQQDVFLPYVEDGTVTLIGATTENPSFEINSALLSRCRTYVFAALETEDLLEILRRALRDRERGMSLDIPGDRTILVDDDALAHIAGHAHGDARVALSGLEIAVRNTPADENGEIHVVRAVAEEAMQKRALLYDKGGEEHYNIISALHKSVRDSDPDAALYWVTRMIEGGEEPLYIARRLIRMAVEDVGLADPRALSVTVAAKDAYHFLGTPEGELALVEAAVYLAVTPKSNAIYTGFKRAQADVRAHGALPVPLVIRNAPTSLMKDIGYGKGYKYSHDYEDAYVEQQRLPDRLADRTYYHPTDRGYEGRIKEWLEEFRARSERKKK; encoded by the coding sequence ATGGATATTTTTGACCACGCTCAGTCACGGAGAAAAAGCGCCTCCAGCCCCCTGGCGGACCGCATGCGCCCTCGGGACCTATCGGAATTCGTCGGTCAGGAGGAGATACTCGGCCCGGGAACGCTCCTAAGAACCTCCATCGAGGAGGACTCTCTCTCCTCTCTGATATTCTGGGGACCGCCGGGAAGCGGCAAGACCACCCTGGCCCGGATTATCGCCGAGCGCTCGGAGAGCCGATTCGTGGCGTTCTCCGCGGTTACATCGGGGATAAAGGATGTCAAGGAAATCATCGCCGAGGCGAAAGAGGACCTGAAGTACTCAGAGAGACGCACCATACTCTTCGTGGACGAAATCCACCGGTTCAACAAGGCACAGCAGGACGTGTTTCTCCCCTATGTGGAGGACGGCACCGTCACCCTTATCGGCGCCACCACGGAAAATCCATCCTTCGAGATCAACTCGGCCCTTCTCTCCCGCTGCAGGACATATGTGTTTGCCGCCCTGGAGACCGAGGACCTTCTGGAAATACTACGCCGGGCATTGAGGGACAGGGAGCGGGGCATGTCCCTCGACATTCCCGGCGACAGGACGATCCTGGTGGATGACGACGCCCTGGCCCACATCGCCGGACACGCCCATGGTGACGCCCGGGTGGCCCTTTCGGGTCTGGAAATAGCCGTGCGAAATACTCCCGCGGATGAAAACGGCGAAATCCATGTCGTCCGGGCGGTGGCCGAGGAGGCGATGCAGAAGCGGGCGCTCTTGTATGACAAGGGGGGCGAGGAGCATTACAACATCATCTCGGCGCTGCACAAGTCTGTGCGGGATTCCGACCCGGACGCCGCCCTCTACTGGGTGACCAGGATGATAGAGGGGGGCGAGGAGCCGCTCTACATCGCTCGGCGGCTTATCCGCATGGCGGTGGAGGATGTGGGCCTTGCCGATCCCCGGGCGCTGTCGGTGACGGTGGCGGCGAAGGATGCCTATCACTTTCTGGGGACCCCCGAGGGGGAGCTTGCCCTGGTGGAGGCGGCGGTGTATCTCGCCGTCACGCCGAAGAGCAATGCCATATATACGGGCTTCAAGCGGGCCCAGGCCGATGTGCGCGCCCACGGTGCGCTGCCGGTGCCGCTGGTCATCAGGAACGCCCCCACGTCTCTCATGAAGGACATCGGCTACGGCAAGGGATATAAGTATTCCCATGATTACGAGGATGCCTACGTGGAGCAGCAGCGCCTGCCGGATCGCCTGGCCGATCGAACCTATTATCATCCGACGGACCGGGGATATGAGGGAAGAATCAAGGAATGGCTGGAGGAGTTTCGGGCGAGAAGTGAACGGAAGAAAAAATAA